ACAAGGCGGGCCTGAGGCGGGTGCACGCCCGGCCTGGCGCTACACCACCACGTTCACAATCTTGCCGGGCACCACAATCACCTTTTTGGCGGGGCCATCGGCCAGGTGCTTCTGTATTTCTTCGGCAGCCAGTACGCGCTCCTCCACCTGGGCGGGGCTCAGGTCTAGCGGCAGCTGTAGCCTAGCTGTTGATGATACTAAGCAGGGGCCCAAAAGCATACTCCGAGGGGCTGCGGCCCCCCCCCCTGTGCACCACTTGTATAATGTGCTGGGCTTCCATAGCCTTTAGCAGCCTGGCGGCACTGGTTTTGGGCACCCGGGCATTGCTATGGAAATGGGTAGAGCTAAAGATGGGGCGCGAAAACAGGTAGTCCAGGCACTGTATGGCCCACTGCGAGCGGGTGGTCTGTGCGATCAGCTGTTTCATGCGCTCGTACAGGTCTATGATTTGGCGTAGCTGGCGGGTGTTAGTCTCGGCCTGTTGTATTACCCCCGTCAGAAAAAAACGGATCCAGTGTGTCCAGGAGCCGGAGTCGGTTACGTGCTTTAGTGCATCGTAATAGGCGGCACGCTGGGCCTCCAGGTACTGGCTCATATAGAATACAGGCTGATGTATGATCCCCTTGTGAAACAGAAAAAGCGGTATCAATATGCGGCCTATACGTCCGTTTCCGTCTATAAATGGGTGCAGGATCTCAAACTGTGCGTGGACAATAGCCAGCTGCACCAGGGTGTCTTTCTCGTCATAGTGTAGGTACTGCTCCCAGTTATTCAGTCCCTGTTGCATAGCGGGTACAGCTGGGGGTACAAAGCGGGCGGTATCCAGGGTACTGCCGGGGACGCCGATCCAGTTCTGTGTACGGCGAAAGTTGCCGGGGTCGCTGTTGGCCCCTCTGGTGCCTTGCAGTAGTATGCGGTGCGTGTCCCGGATGAGGCGGAGCGATAGGGGCAGCTCGGTCAGTTGGTCTCTGGCATAGGTGAGCGCGTTTCGGTAGTTAATCACCTCCTGTATGTCTGCCAGCGGGCCTTCGGGTTGCTGGGGCGAACCCTCGTAGGCCATTACCTGCTCCAGGGTAGCCTGTGTGCCTTCTATCTTGGACGATAGTACGGCTTCCTGTGTGCGCAGGGGCGAGAGCAGCAGGCTGGGGTTCACTACAGATTGTAGCAATCCATCATACCGGGCAATGTGCCGGTTGGCTGCGCCTAGCAAGTCTAGCAGAGCTTCCCACTCCAGACGCTCCGGCGGCAGGGGCATGGGAACGTATGGGTTCATTTGTGTTCCATAAAAAACAAGCTACGGATTTTGTGTTCCAAAAATAGGCATTTGTGGAACACAAGGCGGGCCTGGAGGCGGGTGCACGCCCGGGGTGGCACTACACCACCACGTTCACAATCTTGCCGGGCACCACAATCACCTTTTTAGCGGGGCCATCGGCCAGATGCTTTTGTATTTCTTCGGCAGCCAGTACGCGCTCCTCCACCTGGGCGGGGCTCAGGTCTAGCGGCAGCTGCAGCCGGAAGCGGAGCTTGCCGTTTATGCTAACCGGGTACTCGAAGCTGCGTTCCTGCAGGTAGCGTTCCTCCCACTGGGGGAAGGGGCTGGCAAAGATGGAGCCGGGCTGGCCGGCTCGCTGCCACAGCTCTTCGGCCAGGTGGGGGGCAAAGGGGGCCAGGCACTGCAGGAAGGGCAGCAGCACGGCCTGCTTGCAGCTCTTCAGCTTGTACAGCTCGTTCACCAGGATCATAAACTGGGGTACGGCGGTATTGAAGCTGAGGCGCTCAATGTCCTCGCGGGTTTTTTTGATGGTTTGGTGCAGCAGCTTCAGTTCGGCCTCGGTGGGCGCATCGGGGGTGGCGGCCCAGGCTCCGTGCTCGTCCAGGCACAGGCTCCACACGCGCTTCAGGAAGCCGTATACGCCACTGATGCCCTGGGTGTTCCAGGGCTTGTGCTGCTCCAGCGGGCCCAGAAACATCTCGTACAGGCGGAAGGTATCGGCCCCGTACTGGCGGCAGATGTCGTCCGGGTTCACCACATTCAGCAGCGACTTGCTCATTTTCTCCGTTTCGCGCTTTACGCGAAACACCCCACCCGCTCCGTACTCTATCTGTGCATCGGGGTAGGCAGCGGCCAGGGTGGGGCGCCAGGCCTCTACGTCTAGCAGGTCGTCTTCCACCAGCTTTACGTCCACATGCAGGGCTATGTAGTCGTCGGGCTGGGCTACGCGGTCGGCGCTTACGAATACCTGTTCGGTCTTTTTCTTGTACACCAGGGCACTCACGCCCTGTATCATGCCCTGGTTTACCAGGTGGCGGAAGGGCTCGCGCACGGGGCTGTGGCCCAGGTCGTGCAGGAAGTGGGTCCAGAAGCGGCTATACAGCAGGTGGCCTACGGCATGCTCGGCCCCGCCCACATACAGGTCTACAGGCAGCCACTTTTCCAGCTCGTCGGCAAAGCGGGTGTTGTTTCGGGGGCTTACATAGCGCATAAAGTACCAGCTGCTGCCGGCCCAGCCGGGCATGGTGTCGGTCTCGCGGGGGCCCAGGGGGGTGTTTACCCAGCTTTCTACGGCAGCCAGGGGGCTTTGGCCGGTGCCGGTGGGGCGGTAGCTCTGCACCTGGGGCAGGGTTACGGGCAGCTGCTCCACAGGCACCGGGGTGGGGATGCCGTCCTGGTAGATAATGGGGATGGGCTCGCCCCAGTAGCGCTGGCGGCTGAAGATGGCATCGCGCAGGCGGTAGGTGGTGCGGCGGGTGCCCAGGCCTTTTTCCTCCAGTGCGTGTAGTACGCGCTCTATGGCCTGGGGCACCTGCAGCCCGTTCAGGAAGTCGCTGCTGTGCAGGGTGCCGGTTTTGGCCTCGTAGGCCTGCTGCTGCACATCGGTATCGCTGTGGATAACGGCGCGGATGGGTAGGCCAAAG
This genomic stretch from Bacteroidota bacterium harbors:
- the leuS gene encoding leucine--tRNA ligase, which codes for MEYAHAFRILEAKWQQHWQQSQLMAFDPRSSKPKYYVLDMFPYPSGAGLHVGHPLGYVATDIVARYRKMLGYEVLHPMGYDAFGLPAENYAIQTGQHPALTTEQNVATYRRQLDMLGLVHTPGSDIRTCDPDYYRWTQWIFLQLFAHWYDTQRQQARPIAELEAHFATQGSTGLAAATDSEEAFTAAQWHAYTPAEKEARLQRYRLAYQSETLVNWCPALGTVLANEEVKDGLSERGGHPVERRPMRQWSLRITAYAERLLQGLEGLSWPGSILEMQRHWIGKSTGASVRFALEGQAESIEVFTTRPDTLWGVSCLVLAPEHPLARSLATPAQQAQVVAYIDQAAHRSERDRLADVKGVSGVYTGSQAQHPFTGQRLPIYLADYVLMGYGTGAVMAVPAHDSRDHRFAHHFGLPIRAVIHSDTDVQQQAYEAKTGTLHSSDFLNGLQVPQAIERVLHALEEKGLGTRRTTYRLRDAIFSRQRYWGEPIPIIYQDGIPTPVPVEQLPVTLPQVQSYRPTGTGQSPLAAVESWVNTPLGPRETDTMPGWAGSSWYFMRYVSPRNNTRFADELEKWLPVDLYVGGAEHAVGHLLYSRFWTHFLHDLGHSPVREPFRHLVNQGMIQGVSALVYKKKTEQVFVSADRVAQPDDYIALHVDVKLVEDDLLDVEAWRPTLAAAYPDAQIEYGAGGVFRVKRETEKMSKSLLNVVNPDDICRQYGADTFRLYEMFLGPLEQHKPWNTQGISGVYGFLKRVWSLCLDEHGAWAATPDAPTEAELKLLHQTIKKTREDIERLSFNTAVPQFMILVNELYKLKSCKQAVLLPFLQCLAPFAPHLAEELWQRAGQPGSIFASPFPQWEERYLQERSFEYPVSINGKLRFRLQLPLDLSPAQVEERVLAAEEIQKHLADGPAKKVIVVPGKIVNVVV
- a CDS encoding Fic family protein encodes the protein MNPYVPMPLPPERLEWEALLDLLGAANRHIARYDGLLQSVVNPSLLLSPLRTQEAVLSSKIEGTQATLEQVMAYEGSPQQPEGPLADIQEVINYRNALTYARDQLTELPLSLRLIRDTHRILLQGTRGANSDPGNFRRTQNWIGVPGSTLDTARFVPPAVPAMQQGLNNWEQYLHYDEKDTLVQLAIVHAQFEILHPFIDGNGRIGRILIPLFLFHKGIIHQPVFYMSQYLEAQRAAYYDALKHVTDSGSWTHWIRFFLTGVIQQAETNTRQLRQIIDLYERMKQLIAQTTRSQWAIQCLDYLFSRPIFSSTHFHSNARVPKTSAARLLKAMEAQHIIQVVHRGGGRSPSEYAFGPLLSIINS